Below is a window of Hydrogenimonas sp. DNA.
TGATAACTTCGTTCAGCTCTCTGGTCGGTATGTGCCTTGTGTAGTTTTCGAAGACTTTCAGGATCATGTCGAAAATTTTGTGGACCCTCTTTTTCGATTTGGCCGAGACGGTTATGACGGGTGCCCATGAGAGAAACTTGAAGCGGTATCTGAGCTCCTCCACTATCTCTTCATAGCTTCCGAGCGCCTCATCCCACTTGTTCAGAACTATGATGCAGCCGAGCTTGAACTCGTCTACGAGACCAGCTATCTTCTCGTCCAGTTCACTCAGCGGTACACTTGCGTCAAGGACCAGCAGAGCTATGTCTGCGCGTTCGAGCATCTGGCGTGTGCGTCCGAGTGCGTAACGTTCGATTCCCTGTATCTTGCCGCGTCTGCGCAGTCCGGCCGTATCTACGAATGTGACACTCTTCTCGCCTACTATCATCCTCTCGTCCACAGGATCTATCGTAGTTCCCGCCACTTCGCTCACTACCGCTCTTTCGCTCCCGAGCAGGGCGTTGAGCAGGGAGCTTTTCCCGACATTGGTGCGACCGATTATCGCCACCCCGATTTCACTCAGATCCTCATCCTCCTGCAGTGTTCCGCTTTCGTCGAACATCTCTATGAGATTTTCGAGAGCGTCAGCCTCCTCTGTATAGAGTTGTGCGACAGGCTCTTCCAGATGGCTCTTTACCCACTCGATCAGCTGCCCGATGCGCCTGTTGTGTGAAACGGAGACCGAAAACATATCTTTGGCTCCGAATTCACTGAACTCCCAGGCCCGCTCCTCCTCTTTGTCGTTGTCGATCTTGTTGACCACGAGTGCTATGGGCCTGCCCAGTCTCTGGAGTTTGTAGAAGAGATCTCTGTCGCGCTCATCCGGCAGTTTTTTCCCGTCGACCATATAGAGAATGATATCTGCCTCTTTGGCGGCTTCTATAGCCTTGTTCTTGACGCTTCTGAAGAGTTCTGAGCTCTCGTCGATACCGCCGGTATCGAGAATCTCGGCCTCTTTGCCGTCGAAGTCGATGAACTCCTTTTTTACATCCCTGGTGGTACCGGCGATATCCGAAGTGATCGCTATACGCCTTCTGGCCAGACGGTTGAAAAGGGAGCTTTTCCCTACGTTGGGCTGCCCCAGTATCGCTATTTTTTTCATATCCCTCTTTGGTTCACAGTAATTTACTATGATTTTATCGAAAATGTGATTAAATTAACCAGCGAAAGGATACCTCATGAAGAAGTTGATATTTATACTCGCTCTGTTCGGTGTTGCGGCTTTTGCGGAGATGATACATGCAACCTATAAAATCGAGTATGGTATTTTCGGAAAAATGGGGGTTGCGGATGCCTATTTGACCGAAAAGGAGGGAGAGTACGAGATCAAGATGGTTGCAAAGGCGACAGGGCTCGCCAAAGTGCTGAGCGGAGGACGTGTGGAGGTTTACGGCAGCAGGGGACGCATCGTCGACGGAAAACTTATGCCTAAGACTTTTACGAAAGATATCAGACGCTCCGGAAAACGTCGTATAAAGGTCTACACTTTCGACCATAATGCCAAAAGAGTGGTCTTTCATGAGGAGAACTACCGCGACGGGAAGCTGAAAGACGAAAAGAACGAAACGCTTCCCTATTATGCCGAAAACGATATTCTATCGCTATATTTCAATATCAGGAATATCATCGGGGAGTGCAACGAGCCTTTTGCGAAAGATCTGAAGGCGGTGGGTGCCGAGAAAAAGACGGGACGGGTGAGAGTAGAAACCGTTACCGGCGGTGAGAGAGACAGGCTTAAAAGGAGCCTGGGTGATGAGCCCTGTTATCTGAAGGTGACGATTTTTCAGAAACTCTTCGGATCGAAAGGGGGAGAACTCTATCTCTCTTTGAACAGGGAGTTCATAGTGCAGAAGGCACTCTTGAAAGATGTCATAATGTTCGGTGATATACGCGGCAAGATTATAGGTTTCGAAGAGAAGAGATAGAGGGGTTTGAGAGAACGTATGAGCCGGATAGACGCCGGCATAAGGTATATGCTTTTTGCCTCCTTCATGTTCGCCCTGATGGGGGTTTTCGCAAAACTACTGAGTCAGACCATGCCCTCTTTGGAGGTGGTCTTTTTCAGAAACATCTTCGGTGTCATCTTCATAGCGGCCACTCTTGTCAAGAGACCCATGAAGCATACGGGCGGAAAGGGATGGCTCCTCTTTTTCCGCGGGATGATGGGCTTTCTTGCCCTTTTGGCATTTTTTTACAATATTGCGCACATACCTCTCGGCGACGCTATGACCTACTCCAAGACATCCCCTATCTTTACGGCCCTCTTCGCATGGATACTTCTGAAAGAGAGATTGGGAACTGTCGGGTGGACGGCTCTGTTTCTGGGGTTCGTCGGAATTCTCTTTATTGCCAGGCCAACCGGCCTCATACTCGACAAAACCGCATGGTTGGGCATCTTCAGCGGAGCCGGTGCCGCTTTGGCCTATACCGCGGTAAGGGAGCTGAGAAACTACTACGACACAAGGGCGATAGTTCTCTCCTTTATGGTCATCGGAACGGTCGGGCCGCTGATACTTATGGCCATCTCTCCATATGTCGATATTCCGGAGCTCGATATGCTTTTCGGCGAATTTGTCATCCCCCCTGCCGGGATATGGCACTATATCGTACTTATGGGAGTTTTTGCGACGCTGGCACAGTTTTATATGACCAAGGCGTACGGGGTTGCCAGGGCGGGAGTGGTCGGAGCCGTAAGTTACAGCAATATACTCTTTTCTATACTCCTGGGCCTCTTTATAGGGGATCCACTGCCGGACCTGTCGACATGGATCGGCATAGCGCTCATCGTAGTTGCGGGAGTAGCTGTGGCGGCCGCCAGGGAGGGCAGAAGCGGGTCTTGAGGTTAAACGGAGCGGAAATTTCGGGTTTGCCGACGGGAGCAGCCCGATCCTGTGTGATTTTGGGTTTAATCCGATACATGGGCGGTTAAGTGAGAATATGGTAAAGTTAACAGTACTGTACAAGAAGATACCTCCCTGTTTTGCGCTTCATACTTTGATATTCGGGTGTCAGATCGTACGGTTCTGACAGCGGAAGCGTAGAGACGGGTGCCAATGTAAAAACTGCGGAAAGGAGCTTTACGCGTGAACTTTTTTGAGGCATACGTAAAATGAACAATTTGGCGAACCGTAGACGATACAAAATTCTGGGCGGGCTGCTCGGAGGTCTCTTTCTTACGAGTGCAGCGGCGTGGCTGCCGGTGTTGACCGGCTTTTTGCAGAATCAGGGCTTAGCTCCCGAAAATGCAAAAGCGGCCGCCTACGCCATCTTTTTTCTCATCGCCGCATCTTTCTCCTATCTGTTCGTCACAGAGCTTATAAAGGCGCGTATCCAGAAAAGAAGATGTGACGAGATCCTGAACACCTCCATGCTATTCGAACTGCACGACAAACAGCTCTTTCATACGATGGGGAAAAAACAGGTCTATCTGGCCAAGCGTAACGGCTGGAGTGTAAGTATGATTGCCCTGTTGATTCAGCCGGCAAAGCGCATGAAAGGGGATTCCGATATCAGCTCTCATATCAAGGATATAGTGATAAGCGAACTGGAGAAAGCTACAAGATGCAGCGACCAGGTGGGAAGTTTCGCCAAAAACGAATATCTCATCTTTTTGCAAAACTGCAGTGCCGAAAACGCCAAAGAGATAGCCCTGCGTTTCAAAAAGCAGCTTGCGGAGAGATACGTGACGGTGGACGGGAAGGTTTACAAATTGGAGTTCAAGTGCGGCATAGCCTCTCTCGACCCGGCCTCCGCCGAGTTGAAGAGACTTATGGAGCGTGCTTATGAAGCGATGGATCGTGCGGTCGAGAAACCGGGTAGCACCATTGAGACGGCGTAGGGGGAGATAGTATGGATAGTGAGATTATGTATGCGGCAACAGCTCTGCTCACCCTCCTTGCGGCGGCTGAAGGCGTAATGTGGATGCGTTGTAGAAAGAGACTCAAAACGAGTCAGGCGGAGATAGAGTCTCTCAATGAGGAGATGCGGAATGTTCGCTCACTGGATGAAGCGACCGGGGCCTACAACTACCCCTTTTTCGTGAAGATGGCCAATATTCAGATAAAACTTGCAAGACGGCATAGGTGGCCGGTTACGCTTATGATCGTAGATATCGAGCAGTTGGAGAGTGTCAATCTCCGCTACAGCTTCAAAACAGGCGATGCCGTGCTTAAACATCTGAACGATTCTATCCGATCCGTTGTTCGCACCAGCGACGTAATGGGGCGGTTCGGAGGATCCGGCATTTTTATTCTGCTCACTGAGTGCGATACGGAAAATATCGTTACTGTACGAGAGAGAATAGAGGAGTATATCGATAAGAACCCCCTAATGACTGGTGAAAAGCAGATAGAGTACCGCCGAAGCTACGGGGCGGTTACGATGTACGGAAAGCAGGTACACCTAAACAGAATGCTCGACCTAGCCGAAGAAGCGCTCGGCAGGGCAAAAGAGCAGAAAAAAGAGCTTGTAATTTTTGACAAAGAAGGATCTGAAGTATGATATTGATTGCGGGACCGTGCGTTATAGAGAGCCGGGAGAGTGTGATGCGCATAGCCGAGTCTCTGAAAAAGTATGATGAAGAGGACTCCATAGATTTCTATTTCAAAGCCAGTTTCGACAAAGCGAACCGTACATCTCTGGAGAGCTACAGAGGCCCGGGACTCGAAGAGGGGATGAGGATTTTCGAAGAGGTCAAAAAGGTTTTCGGTTACAAGACCCTGACCGATGTGCACGAGTCGTACCAGGTTCCCGAAGTTGCCGAAACCGTCGATGTGCTGCAGATCCCCGCATTTTTGTGCCGTCAGACCGATCTGCTCGTCGCCGCGGCGAAAACCGACTGCATAGTCAACATCAAGAAGGGGCAGTTCATGGTCCCATCGGATATGGAGTATTCGGTTCTGAAAGTGCTCAAAACAAGGGGCTTCGAGAGTGCCGACTACGAGACGAGCGAAAAGGCGGGAGTATGGCTGACCGAGAGGGGCTCCACATTCGGTTACGGAAATCTCGTTGTGGATATGCGCTCTCTGCCGATAATGCGGAAGTTTGCTCCGGTCATCTTCGATGCTACCCACAGTGTGCAGATGCCGGGGCAGGGGGGCAGGACCGGCGGCGACAGCTCGTTCGTACCCTATCTTGCAAGAGCCGCGGCCGCAACGGGCGTGGACGGATTCTTCTTCGAGACACACTTCGATCCGTCAAAGGCTCTAAGTGACGGGCCGAATATGATAAAACTCGATGCCCTCGACAGAGTACTCGCCCAGATCAAAGCGATAAGAGAGATTGTAGAAGGTTGTTGACGTTAGGCAAAAAGTGTAACGTCATCTGGAAATCTGTGATTTCAAAGCTTCAGGTGGGTGCAGGGGAGGGCCGCTCCCCGGATCTATCTTTATGTTAAAATAGCGAAAATCAATATAGAAGGCGGTTTTATGAACGTTATAGAAGGACAGCTCAAGCTTACCGGTTCCGAGCGTATCGCGATTATCGCGAGCCGTTTCAACCACATCATAACCGACAGGCTCGTAGAGGGTGCAAGAGACGCCTATCTGCGCCACGGAGGCATGGAGGAGAATCTCGACCTGATACTCGTACCGGGCGCATTCGAAATTCCGTTTGCTCTCCAGAAGGCTCTCGAGAGCGGAAAGTACTCTGCCGTATGTTGTGTAGGAGCCGTTATCAGGGGCTCTACCCCCCACTTCGACTATGTTGCGGCGGAGGCTACGAAAGGGGTGGCCAACACGACACTCAAATATGGAAAACCGGTATCGTTCGGTGTTCTGACGACCGACACCATAGAGCAGGCGATAGAGAGAGCCGGATCGAAAGCGGGCAACAAAGGGTTCGAAGCCATGACCGGCCTCATAGAGATGATCGATCTCTACAGAGCGATGGAGGGCTGATGGCAACCCGTCACCAATCCAGAAGCGCCGTTATAGGCCTACTTTACGCCCATGATATAGGAAACCCGGAGGTGAGCCGTTTCGCGGAGGATCTGCTGGAGGAGAAGAAGATAAGGAACCGCCAAAAGGAGTTCGCCCTCGCTCTTTACAACGGTGTACTCGGACATCTCGAAGAGATAGACAAAGAGATAAGGGACCATCTGAAAGATTGGGACTTCGATAGGCTGGACCATGTCGACAAATCGATAATGAGGCTGGGAACCTACGAACTTCTCCATACCGATCTCGACCGTGCAGTCATCATCAACGAAGCGGTCGAGCTCGCCAAGGAGCTCGGCGGAGACCAGTCGCCGAAGTTCGTCAACGGTGTACTGGATGCGATAGAGAAGTCTGCGAAGGGTTCCAAAGCATGAGCCGCATGAGCAAAGAGGAGGCGCTCGATCTCATAAGAAACGGCGATCTCAAAACCCTGGGGAGGATGGCAAGCGAGGTAAAAGCGAAGCTTCACCCCGAAAAGATCACCACTTTCATAGTCGACAGAAACATAAACTACACCAACGTCTGCTGGGTCGACTGCAACTTCTGCGCCTTCTACAGGCACGGGAAAGATGACGACGCCTATCTTCTGAGCTTCGAGGAGATCGACAGGAAGATAGAGGAGCTCCTCGCTATAGGCGGAACGCAGATACTCTTTCAGGGCGGGGTCCATCCCAAGCTGAAGATAGAGTGGTATGAGGATCTTGTAGAGCATATCCACGAAAAGTTTCCGACCGTTACAATCCACGGGTTCAGCGCCGTGGAGATAGACTACATAGCCAAGGTTTCGCGTATAGGCGTGGAAGAGGTTCTGAAGCGGCTTGCCGCGAAGGGGCTCAGCTCCATTCCGGGAGCCGGTGCCGAGATATTGAGCGACAGGGTGCGCGACATTATAGCCCCAAAGAAGATAGATGTGAAAGATTGGCTCAATGTCCACAGGCTGGCACATAAAAACGGGATAAAATCGACGGCGACTATGATGTTCGGAACGGTAGAAAGCGATGAAGAGATAGTCGAACACTGGCAGCATGTCAGAGACCTTCAGGATGAGACCGGCGGCTTCAGGGCATTCATAATGTGGAGCTTCCAACCATACAATACGAAACTGCAGCGCGAAGGGATAGTCAAATACAAAACGAGCCCCAACCGCTACCTGCGCCTGCTCGCGGTCAGCCGCCTCTTCCTGGACAATGTAAAAAACATACAGAGCTCATGGGTTACACAAGGCAGCTACATAGGCCAGATGGCACTGATGTACGGGGCCAACGATCTGGGTAGTACGATGATGGAAGAGAATGTCGTAAAAGCGGCGGGAGCGGCCAACCGGATGAACCAGGAGGAGATGATCCGTCTTATCAGGGACATCGGTGAAAAGCCTGCGAAACGCAACACCGCGTATGAGATACTGGAGACTTTTTGACCGCGCGGCTGTCCGCAAACGGCTGCATACAAGAGCAGTGAACAGGGTGTGAATTTATGAAAATATTTACCGGGATTCTCTTTTTTCTATCGGTTTTTCAAGGAGTTTTAATGAGTGCGATACTGGACAAGGTAGAGATCAACGGTGTAGAGGTGCCGCTTATATTCGAGGAGGAGAGAATCCTTCCCATCGCCTCCATGCAGGTCGTTTTCCGCTACAGCGGCTCTCTCGCCGATGACGGTCACGCCGGTCTCGCCAAATTTTCCGCCAGAATGATGAACGAGGGGACCAAAAGCCTCGGAAGCACCGGCTTTGCAAAAGCGCTCGAAGAGAGGGCGATAAACCTGAGCGCCCATACGGGTACGGAGACCTTCGTTTTCGAGCTGGGAAGCCTCAAAGAGGAGTTCGGCAAAGGTGTAGAGCTCTTCTCCTCCCTGCTCGAAGATCCGAATCTGACGCCGGAGAGTTTCAAAAAGGTTCAGGCTACAACCATAGGCTCACTGATGCGCAAGGAGAGCGACTACGACTACCAGGCGAGTCTACTTCTGAAAAAGCTCCTTTTCGAGGGTACACCGCTGGCCAGGCCGGCGGACGGTACTGTGAAAGATATAGAATCTCTGAAGCTCCCGGAGGTGGAGAAGTTTTTGAAAGAGCACCTTGTTCTGCGCCGTGCAATCGTGGTCATCGGCGGGGCCATGAGCCTGAAGGAGGCGAAGGAGTATGCAAAACGGGCTCTGCAGACACTTCCGGCGGGCAGGTCGGAGCCGCTTCCCTACTTCAGCGCAAGCGGTGCGGCCAAAACGGAGATGGAAAAGAGGGCTACCGACCAGGCTTACATCTATTTCGGGGCGCCGTTCGATATGAGGGTGGACGACCCTCAGAGCTACAAGGCAAAGGTAGCAGCTTTCATCCTCGGAAGCAGCGGTTTCGGCAGCAGGCTGATGGAGGAGGTGAGGGTCAAGAGGGGGTTGGCATACTCCGCATACGGCCGCATCGTACTCAACAGGAGCAGCAGCTACTTCAGCGGATACCTTCAGACAAAGCTGGAGAGCCGGGATGAGGCTCTCAAAATCGTGAAGCAGGTGATCGGCGACTTTGTAAAAAAGGGGGCTACCGCCAAAGAGCTCGAGGATGCCAAGATGTTCCTGCTCGGCTCGGAGCCGCTTAGAAACGAAACACTCTCCCAAAGACTCGGCAGGGCGTTCAACGAATACTACAAAGGGCTCGGACTGGGCTACTCCAAAAAGCAGCTTGAGCTCATAGAGGCGCTCAAACTCGAAGATCTCAACAGTTTCATAGCCTCCCACCCGGAGATTTTGAAACTCTCTTTCGCCATCATCGCAGATGAGAAAAAGTGAGATTCCGGCAAAAGCCGGATTCTCCTCACTGCTCGAACTGGCTGTAAACATTCCCGTCTCCTACAGCGATACACGCCTATCCAAAGAGGTGAAGATTTCGCAGATCAATACAATAGAGGCGGAGATTCTTTCGGTATCGAGGCCTCCGAAGAGGCTTCAGGCGACAGTCAGGACACCTATCTGCGACCGCACCGTAGAGATAACCGTTTTCCACCCCAAAC
It encodes the following:
- a CDS encoding GTP-binding protein EngA, yielding MKKIAILGQPNVGKSSLFNRLARRRIAITSDIAGTTRDVKKEFIDFDGKEAEILDTGGIDESSELFRSVKNKAIEAAKEADIILYMVDGKKLPDERDRDLFYKLQRLGRPIALVVNKIDNDKEEERAWEFSEFGAKDMFSVSVSHNRRIGQLIEWVKSHLEEPVAQLYTEEADALENLIEMFDESGTLQEDEDLSEIGVAIIGRTNVGKSSLLNALLGSERAVVSEVAGTTIDPVDERMIVGEKSVTFVDTAGLRRRGKIQGIERYALGRTRQMLERADIALLVLDASVPLSELDEKIAGLVDEFKLGCIIVLNKWDEALGSYEEIVEELRYRFKFLSWAPVITVSAKSKKRVHKIFDMILKVFENYTRHIPTRELNEVIKEATIKHHIPSHKGRPVNILFASQYAIKPPKIALISNRPQGIHFSYIRYLTNRLRDRFELEGTPVILVPKKRGEREEEEEQKSL
- a CDS encoding 2-Keto-3-deoxy-D-manno-octulosonate-8-phosphate synthase, coding for MILIAGPCVIESRESVMRIAESLKKYDEEDSIDFYFKASFDKANRTSLESYRGPGLEEGMRIFEEVKKVFGYKTLTDVHESYQVPEVAETVDVLQIPAFLCRQTDLLVAAAKTDCIVNIKKGQFMVPSDMEYSVLKVLKTRGFESADYETSEKAGVWLTERGSTFGYGNLVVDMRSLPIMRKFAPVIFDATHSVQMPGQGGRTGGDSSFVPYLARAAAATGVDGFFFETHFDPSKALSDGPNMIKLDALDRVLAQIKAIREIVEGC
- a CDS encoding 6,7-dimethyl-8-ribityllumazine synthase, encoding MNVIEGQLKLTGSERIAIIASRFNHIITDRLVEGARDAYLRHGGMEENLDLILVPGAFEIPFALQKALESGKYSAVCCVGAVIRGSTPHFDYVAAEATKGVANTTLKYGKPVSFGVLTTDTIEQAIERAGSKAGNKGFEAMTGLIEMIDLYRAMEG
- a CDS encoding transcription termination protein NusB; protein product: MATRHQSRSAVIGLLYAHDIGNPEVSRFAEDLLEEKKIRNRQKEFALALYNGVLGHLEEIDKEIRDHLKDWDFDRLDHVDKSIMRLGTYELLHTDLDRAVIINEAVELAKELGGDQSPKFVNGVLDAIEKSAKGSKA
- a CDS encoding menaquinone via futalosine step 3; amino-acid sequence: MSRMSKEEALDLIRNGDLKTLGRMASEVKAKLHPEKITTFIVDRNINYTNVCWVDCNFCAFYRHGKDDDAYLLSFEEIDRKIEELLAIGGTQILFQGGVHPKLKIEWYEDLVEHIHEKFPTVTIHGFSAVEIDYIAKVSRIGVEEVLKRLAAKGLSSIPGAGAEILSDRVRDIIAPKKIDVKDWLNVHRLAHKNGIKSTATMMFGTVESDEEIVEHWQHVRDLQDETGGFRAFIMWSFQPYNTKLQREGIVKYKTSPNRYLRLLAVSRLFLDNVKNIQSSWVTQGSYIGQMALMYGANDLGSTMMEENVVKAAGAANRMNQEEMIRLIRDIGEKPAKRNTAYEILETF
- a CDS encoding zinc protease-like protein: MKIFTGILFFLSVFQGVLMSAILDKVEINGVEVPLIFEEERILPIASMQVVFRYSGSLADDGHAGLAKFSARMMNEGTKSLGSTGFAKALEERAINLSAHTGTETFVFELGSLKEEFGKGVELFSSLLEDPNLTPESFKKVQATTIGSLMRKESDYDYQASLLLKKLLFEGTPLARPADGTVKDIESLKLPEVEKFLKEHLVLRRAIVVIGGAMSLKEAKEYAKRALQTLPAGRSEPLPYFSASGAAKTEMEKRATDQAYIYFGAPFDMRVDDPQSYKAKVAAFILGSSGFGSRLMEEVRVKRGLAYSAYGRIVLNRSSSYFSGYLQTKLESRDEALKIVKQVIGDFVKKGATAKELEDAKMFLLGSEPLRNETLSQRLGRAFNEYYKGLGLGYSKKQLELIEALKLEDLNSFIASHPEILKLSFAIIADEKK